AGAAGCAGCACCGGACCCTGAGAACCACAGCTGTAGATCCTGAATGTGTGCACAGGAGTCAGGGAAGGATGAACATGCCAAAGCAGACGACAAAGCATAACACATCACGATGCACTGCGGGTCTGGAAACGATCAAATTCACTTGGAACTGTCTCTCCAATCAATGAATATGTCcaagttaataaattaatacagcCTGAATATGATTAAACATTGGTGAACAAAACACAAGCCCAGATTGCGTGTCatggctgtttatttttttaaccgcACAAAAGACTATAGCTTTAGTAAAAAATTTAAGTTAGATATATGGGATCTGCTTTTTAAGAAGGCAGACACCAGCAAGTGTCAGTGACTTTTAGAAAGCATTTCTAACTTATTACTTAACACTAAATATTTCATTGGGAAAGGTTGAGGTCTACATGTGCACTGAAATATTCACTAAAATACACTGGAATTTTAGACAAGGAATAGAAAGTAAAATGGtacaaaaatagattttaacaTCCGAGACATGTTGTCTAAGagttaaaataaatgtcaaaatgCCACATTGAAGTGAAATAAAGGATATGTCTTTGCTGTTGTCATTGTCCACTTCCACATCTTCCATGGTTTCAAAATACTGACTCCAGGGCAGGGGAGAGAAGTCACACTTTCTCCCAGGTCTGTGTgccaaaacagagaagaaaagtGCCATTAGAGAAGTATTAGTGTCATTATAGAAACCCTTAACAGCAGAGGATGTTTATTTGCCTTCACTCCACTGCAAACTTAAGGCTTAAGATGGAAGCTTCTTAAGAGATGATGTGCCCTGTGTCAACTGATCTACACCTAAGTTGAAGGAAATAAGGATGGACGAAAGGAAATAATTCAGTGTCCTccttgtttgtattttaatgtCTTAATAAAGTGTCTTAGATCTTTATGTCTtagtggggcagtggtggctcaagtggttaaggctctgggttgttgattgaacGATCAGGGTTTAAGGTCTagaactgccaagctgccactgttgggcccttgagcaaggcccttaacccactctgctccaggggctctgtatcataactgcccctgcattctgaccccaacctcctcagttgggatgtgcgaagaaaagaattccactatatgtggcaataataataaaggtttcCAGTCGCTCATTCATAACGCTAATGTTATGATGCTAATTCAGCTTTGCTAATGTTCTGAATTCAGTTCATCTCAATGGGGACAACATGTATAGTCTAGAAGGAAAAAATCTGGTTGAAAAAttgaatcgttttttttttttttttacagcaaacaaaacattatgcAAGTTCATGATGTCTCAGAAAATAGTGGCATCATGATTCACGATATCGATATTATCATCATACCGCCCAACCCTAGCCTACATATAGCACACAATTACTtaactgatagatagatagatagatagatagatagatagatagatagatgctttATAAATTTACTATCTACTAATGTCGTGACATTGGTGTTTAAGAGGTTGACAGACGCCTGCTAGGCAAGCTAATGCTAAAACAACATAAACTAGCCTAAATTGCTCGCTTGGCTAGCTTAGCATTAGCCGTTAATAAATGTTCAAAAAttcatgtttgtgtatttctgtttcttAAACTACAAACTCACcccattttcttttttgagCCCGACTGTAAACCTCCTGCCATCGGGGGTCTGGAACCTGACAAATTCAAATGCAATTGTCTCTCCATTATGTAATTGATTTTAACACCTTTTCTTAGCAAAAGATGCTTGTCGTTGCACCCTATATGTGTTTTTTATAAACCGTACGCCACTAGTTTAAAGCTAGTTAATAGCTAGTTTACAAAGGTAGCTACAGAAATCTAAGCAAACCCCACACAAGTAAAAGCCACCACCCACCAGTGAGCCTTCTCAGCTCAGGATTGTGGGAAATAGATGCAGCAAGACGCGGCTGTACTGTACAGTCCATAGGCGCTATGTCTGTACGagaactacatttcccataatgCTCCTCCGCACAGACGTAGCGCCCGCATAAGAAGATGAGGTAATGCTGGAGTGACATGCTGAGCATCCGATTTTAGACGCATGAATTGAGAGGTTTATTTACACCGCAGGAATCTGGTTTTACACCCTGTTAAGGTCTATTTACTGAGTTTATTTTGAAACTAAAACAACAAAGGTTTGCTTATTTGTAATTTCAATTTTAGCATACTAACTTTGTCCTTGATACTGACACGATATTCAGACTAGTGAACGACTACAGCACAGAGATGTGTCGTTCGGGAACGAGTCGATTCTTTGAACCGGCTCTTTTATGTGAAATTCCAAATCCGATTCGTGTTACTTATCGGTcgaactttatttttatttttaataagtaGGAGACTTACGATGTGTCAAATGAAATCCTGTGGTATTCCTCAATTAAAACTTCATAAAAAATGATATCTGAACActtgctgttttctgttttgagtAAACATCAAGCATTTATGAAGAAccgttttttttattagttataatatatatgtagagagagagagagagagagagataatgcgAAAAAGTATTGAATCATGTAATTCGTTGAACCATATAAGCGATGGATAGGTAAGAACCCGTCCAAAAATTTGGGTGccttaaaaatataatagtgtTTAGGAGTCGAAAGATCCGGCTCCTGTTGGTGAGATGAACCGATTgatctgactcactgaatcaaGCCATAATTCAAATATAATGAACTGAAAATACATATTGTCTACATATGTTTGCCTAACACAAAACATTGTTTAAttcagtcttttatttattatccatAATGTCATCTATGTTGAATGTAGGGTTTTAGATTCAGAGATTGTAGTCCAGACCAACGTACAAATGAATCACAACTGTAAATAGttttagaatgtgtgtgtatcaatgTATTCGGGATACATATAAGTATTAAAGTGTAAAGTAGCTGcccatttattaaatatttacagtaagtgCATTATATGCAATTCAAATGACAAaattaaagaacataaaaatgACTCATTTGCAAACTAGTGATGGGTCATGGGAAtagttttaatgaaatattcaaTTTACCTCTgtaccttgtgttttttttcttccaaaagcATTTCATGATCATAAATAGGCTGAACTGAATCTTAAATTCGAATCCCCCCTCTGTTTATCAACCATATTCAGTTATTGTATTtgtcagtaaaaaataaatctgatagACATGTCTGCAGCCAGAAAAAGTTctctccaggtttctttaaTAGATGTTTATCACTCTGGTTAcctcattgtttttttgtttttttcagagcAAAATTACGGTGTATTCgctgaaataaatcaaaatcgAATAAATAAGGTAAATGAAACACCTTAATATggattttaaatgcaaatgcGTGGGAACTACATTCAGTGGAAGCCTCTTTCCTTCAAGCACATGTGGCAAATGCACAGAAAACTTAAACTTGAATGtacaaatcattaaaaaaaaaaaaaaattcacagttcagcaaaataaattttaaataaactctgcCACTGCAGAACCCTTTTCCCTTTTAAGAAGTGATTGAACAGAAAGGATCCTACTGGAGCACCCTCAGCATCAACACTGCTATTAAATTTCCAGTGGGTCAAATCACACTCAAAGCTCAGTaacaaaaggaaggaaaaaagtaaacacacacaataagatcAGTGAAGCTACAGTAAAAAGCATAATTTATCATAAAATCAGAATGCAAACAGTCTGTTGTCTGATTGTTCACTGCACTCAGGTGGAAAACTTGCTTAATTACCCTTCAGGTTTCAGTGTCATCTGCAGCGTTGTGTCCTTtcgtgtatacacacaaacacacagggccACAGTGTTCACTAAAGGGTCAATATAGAACAACCGCACAGTACACCTTCTAACAAacttaaaacaaacatacaatcATTGTGtgatttcaaaaataaaaaaataaaaactggcaTCTAAAAAAAGGAGGGTGCAGAGGGAGAGTAAAACAGTGCATGGAGAAATGTGTGCATGTTTCCCCTCAGTGCATCGAAGGGTGAGGCATCAGCAAGCAGGGACCAAGTGTTACTTCTTCCAAACGGTGTAGAACATCCATCTGGGACACCATTATTAAGGATTATTTCTAATAAAGGTGAAGGACACATGAtctacacaaatacatactacAGGGTTGTGCGGATGTGGCCAGATCTGTaggatattatttactgttttcAATGTGTTAATTATTTCAAACATCGCTAGTCAGGCTATCTTCTAAATGCTACATATCaaaatgatttgatttaaaatgtcctGAAAACATTTAGAGTTGAACTGTTTTACATTTGATGTACTGTCTCATgccacacagagagacagtcacCATGTCACTAAGTCACCTAGTCTATACCATGTCAAATACcagatgttgtgtgtttggggaGCTCAAAAGTTAATGGTGAAGGATACAACTCTAGGTAGGAAGGAACACACACCACCTCTTTGGAGAAATCTACCTTGCATGAAAGCTTTCTCAGCAACCCCTCATACTCACTAAGTGCCTCAGTGAGATTCACGCAGTTACCCTGTAAGAAGAGCAAAGAGATTTATTATTGCAATTTTCAAGCATAAAACAATCATAATCCACTAAATCTTAAGATACCAAGAGATCCCCTTTCTTAGTATAACCCCTACGAATAAATGTCATTAACTCCAACcgctgagacacacactcacctgggAAAAGTACTTGCCAGTAGGTCGTAGAACTTTGATTGATAGATCAAGAATGAGCCTCAGGAATTCCCACGTTGATTCTGCAAAGATGCAGATTTTCATCTGTTAACCGGCTGCACAATTATTTTGTCATAATTTATAAGGTTTTGAGAAACCTTCAGCTTTGATTTTGAACGAGGTTTATACAAAGGCATAAATATGAACACGAACCCTCCTCAGGTGCTGTAGAAATGGGGATTGCGGTTAGATCATTGATGACATAATCAAATGTCCTTCCCTCTTCTACAAACTTTTTAAGTATTGGAACACAGTCCTCTACCAAAACCTGTGGTAGGGAAAAAGAACGGAGGTACATTTGTGAATCATGGTgcatagatagatggatggatggatggatagatagatatatagagatAAGCAGCAGAGTAAAAAAGAGTAAAGCAGCATAAAGAATGCTTCATTCATTTTCCTTAAACAAACATACGTTCCTAAGATATTAAGACGTCTTTTTGAACTTATTATTCTACAAACATCTCTTGTGTCCTTACTTCATAACAATCCCCTTTCAAGTTATCCAGAACATTCCCACAAGTCTTCCTCATGTGTGTCCTGCATGCGTCGATCACCATCTGGTCTATGTGCAGGTGGcattaaggaaataaaacactgcacCTCTTAACTGCACTTCACTAtggaataataaagaaaaataaaataaaggttttcaGTGATCATAACTTTAGCCCTGTATAAAAGGATGTGGACAGACACCTCTTCCTCAAACCCATATATGTTTCTTGAACATCCCTGTCCAGCAATTGATGTTAGAATAACCTtagggaaggctttccacttgATTTTGGTGTGGCTGTGGGGTTTTGTGATCATTACGCTAAAAGAGCATTAGTAaagtcaggcactgatgtcagatAAAGAGGCCTGAGGTGGAGCTGGTGGTCCAGTTCATCCGCATTTTTTTCAGTAGGGTTGAGATCAGGACAAACCAGCTCGATTTGTGTACTGGGACACTGTCATGTTGCCACTTGTTTGGGACTtagtaattattgtttttaatttcccCAAATGACctgtttttataatataattcattattttcatttagatcTTAGACAAAGGGAATTTTAAGAAAGTATTGTTATATACACATCAGTTTGATAGTtaatataatcattattatttaaatatagtaaaaaaaaatcctttaagcTGGTGACCTTTTATACTTGCATAACCTTATAGAAACAGTTAAAACAGTTTAGAATACAAGGCTAGATAAACAATTTTCTTCTCCAATGACATCCTCTACACTGGAGTCAAGAGGATAAAATAGGCTTCAAATAAATAACCGTTTAAAGGATATTTCCACCATGGTGATCATCTTTGGTTTGAGCTTGACGGCTTCACAAAGGATGCCTCCATCTCCTCCACCCAGGATCAGGATCTCTTTCCCAGCGTAATGCTCTCTGCCATTTCCCATAATGGCCTGTGTGTAGGGCAAATCGCTTTCTGATAAATCTACAAAGAATTGATACACACAACATCAACACATGTCCATGTTCATGTCTGGTCAAAAAGTCATAACAAAAGCTGCAaaaacagtgtggtgtgtgcaACGTACTAACGTCCCCGTTGAGGATGAGGATATTGCCAAACTGCTGCGAGTGCAGGATTTTGATGTTTTGGTACGCAGAGTCTTTATCAAACACAACTTCATCGATGTCGTATTCTATGAGCCTGCCGTCAGCTGTAGGCCAGTACCTGTCCACCTCTCCCCCTCGCTGCAGCGCAGGGAGCCTGACattaaaacaatacacacatacaaatttcTAGAAATGCACTCAGCAATCACTCAGCAGAAAAGCAATTCAGGACATAAATGGTAGAGATGCAGAATAGAGAAAATCATCCTACAGTTAAAACATGGACTGTATCAAGATGATCAGTATGTCCTACGCTGCCATATATGAAGACCAGTGTTTTTGGTATTGAAAACCTTAGTGCAGTGCAATTTGTCTAATAGCTTTCAGCTTCATGATAAATGGTAGAGTTGCAGCTGTCAATCAGATCCAGCCTGGATGTAAGCTCACCGAAGGTGCCATTTACTTGCTCCTTCCCTTCATCTtcatgtgtggatgtgtgtcaggttttttaaatataaatctatccTGGTGAGCATTTTCTAATAGCATTCCTCTCTGGaggctgtaaacacacacatagataaaattgtgcacacacattttatttatattataggatggatatatatatatatatattaaatatatatttctatattaagtTGTAAACAGGACCTAAATAGTAGAGATGCAGCATACAGAGCAGCATCCTACAGTTAAAACATGGACTGTTTTAATTCATGTCCAaagtatgtgtatgttttatgGATGTACATCAGCACGTGTACATCAGAATGTGTACAGCCTCTCTGGAGGCTGGtgctggtacacacacacacacacacactcacagtgtgcATTTTGGGATGTATATTTAGAActgtgaacaaaataaaaagtctgaaattctcacctcttcaccctctGGATAGTTCCATGTAGCAGGATGTTCAGCTTCGTCTCTAGTGCATTCAGTAGCTGTAGAAAATATCAGAGTTAATttgaattaaagaaagaaatcaataaacaaacaaagcttAACTTAAAATAGTTATTAGATATTAAAAGAGCATTTGGCAAGATTAAACTGTTCGAAAGCCAAGTTATAAGactataaaaacaagaaaagaggCTAGTACTATTTTGTGAGAATGGTCATGATTGCCTTTGCTGTCCTGTTTGACTTTGTAAGTCTCATGAGCCTTAAAGCTTCCGTATTAGTGTATTTGTTTAGGTGTGCTATGAACATATTTTGCATGTTTGACTCTGCCATTCCCTGGAAGCTTTAGTATCACAGTAACTTAAGCATCACACCCTGGAGACAGCAGTTTCTGGTATGGCAACATAAGCCGTGATTACTCACACTGTCCACTTGTGCTAAATCATCTCCTTCACAACACTGCAGGTCAAAAGTCACCAGACCTTGAGAGAGCAGTCTCAGGATAGCAAATCTGTTCATGGACAAAATGGCGAATTAAATATTACTGGCATCACAG
This genomic interval from Tachysurus vachellii isolate PV-2020 chromosome 17, HZAU_Pvac_v1, whole genome shotgun sequence contains the following:
- the sms gene encoding spermine synthase; its protein translation is MAVRHYTLDFKLSAPADHSATVRGLQSIFQEQEMTETVHDTEGHGYLATFIGKNGRFAILRLLSQGLVTFDLQCCEGDDLAQVDSLLNALETKLNILLHGTIQRVKRLPALQRGGEVDRYWPTADGRLIEYDIDEVVFDKDSAYQNIKILHSQQFGNILILNGDVNLSESDLPYTQAIMGNGREHYAGKEILILGGGDGGILCEAVKLKPKMITMVEIDQMVIDACRTHMRKTCGNVLDNLKGDCYEVLVEDCVPILKKFVEEGRTFDYVINDLTAIPISTAPEEESTWEFLRLILDLSIKVLRPTGKYFSQGNCVNLTEALSEYEGLLRKLSCKVDFSKEVVCVPSYLELWMFYTVWKK